Proteins co-encoded in one Brassica oleracea var. oleracea cultivar TO1000 chromosome C4, BOL, whole genome shotgun sequence genomic window:
- the LOC106338485 gene encoding uncharacterized protein LOC106338485, which translates to MRIPVVEEDDGTVEAEVEPGHYATVCPEKTEKNQEANLNETEEADALYVHEVVFLNEDKVIPKNLDIDKGSASVWYLDNGASNHMTGNKEFFSSLNLNTKWKVKFGDGSCVYIVGCLAGKQTRHSFPSVTHEEGVCDTCLAGKQTRHSFPSVTHEEGVCDTCLAGKQTRHSFPSVTHEEGVCDTCLAGKQTRHSFPSVTHEEGVCDTCLAGKQTRDSLLTKAMVRTSKPLRLLLGDLSGQTAPPTTADNHEAFYRFKRSHTDRGGELASAMFNLGCTNRGGEVASDVFNLGCTDRGGEIASDEFNLSCEKDLVEAMEDELESITRNKI; encoded by the exons ATGAGAATTCCTGTGGTAGAGGAAGATGACGGAACGGTAGAGGCAGAGGTAGAG CCTGGTCACTACGCAACTGTCTGTCCCGAAAAGACAGAGAAGAATCAAGAAGCCAATCTAAACGAGACAGAAGAGGCTGATGCACTCTATGTACACGAGGTGGTGTTTTTGAACGAAGATAAGGTGATTCCGAAGAATCTTGATATCGACAAAGGCAGTGCAAGTGTCTGGTATTTGGATAATGGAGCGAGCAATCACATGACAGGGAACAAGGAGTTCTTTTCGAGTTTGAATCTCAACACCAAATGGAAGGTGAAGTTTGGTGATGGATCGTGTGTTTACATTGTAGGTTGTCTCGCAGGGAAGCAAACGAGACACTCATTCCCGAGTGTAACACACGAAGAAGGCGTGTGTGACACATGTCTCGCAGGGAAGCAAACGAGACACTCATTCCCGAGTGTAACACACGAAGAAGGCGTGTGTGACACATGTCTCGCAGGGAAGCAAACGAGACACTCATTCCCGAGTGTAACACACGAAGAAGGCGTGTGTGACACATGTCTCGCAGGGAAGCAAACGAGACACTCATTCCCGAGTGTAACACACGAAGAAGGCGTGTGTGACACATGTCTCGCAGGGAAGCAAACCAGAGACTCACTCCTGACTAAGGCCATGGTTCGTACATCAAAGCCATTAAGATTATTGCTTGGAGATTTGAGTGGACAAACCGCACCACCAACGACAGCAGATAATCATGAGGCATTCTATCGGTTCAAAAGATCTCACACCGATAGAGGAGGAGAGCTTGCCTCAGCTATGTTCAATTTAGGTTGCACCAATAGAGGAGGAGAGGTTGCCTCAGATGTGTTCAATCTAGGATGCACCGATAGAGGAGGAGAGATTGCCTCAGATGAGTTCAACTTATCTTGTGAAAAAGATTTGGTTGAAGCTATGGAAGACGAGTTGGAGTCTATCACAAGAAACAAGATATGA